A genomic segment from Lignipirellula cremea encodes:
- a CDS encoding prenyltransferase/squalene oxidase repeat-containing protein, whose protein sequence is MHSVSRRVALKTMAALTGVAAVPALSEPAAAAKRNPKWEASIEKGLKWVANDQQKNFGNWTAANYPTAMTALAATALICSGSTTTQGPYAKNIRRAVDYLITKCRTNGLIGDPVRDNRYTYGHGFSMLFLSQVLGEEEDAERREELIEVLTRSVEFSCRAQTESGGWGYVSAKDGNDFDEGSTTITQVQGLRGCRNAGIPVPLEAIEKAKRYIYLCKNKDGGISYSSKNRGSSRPAITAAALATLYNAGDYDGEHVPEMLDYAKKQLGKIDGGANSFGHWHYTYLYYAQVMYRQGQEEWGPFRDKLYDKIVSEQTGDGGWTGNIGPIYVTACNLIMLQLDKAYLPIYQR, encoded by the coding sequence ATGCATTCCGTTTCCCGGCGCGTCGCCCTGAAAACTATGGCCGCGCTAACTGGCGTGGCCGCCGTTCCGGCGCTTTCGGAGCCCGCCGCCGCCGCCAAGCGCAATCCCAAATGGGAAGCTTCGATCGAAAAGGGATTGAAGTGGGTAGCGAACGATCAACAGAAGAATTTCGGCAACTGGACCGCGGCCAATTACCCCACCGCCATGACGGCCCTGGCAGCGACCGCCCTGATCTGTTCCGGCTCCACGACCACGCAGGGACCTTACGCCAAGAACATCCGCCGCGCGGTTGACTATCTGATCACCAAATGCCGCACCAACGGCCTGATCGGCGATCCGGTGCGCGATAACCGCTACACCTATGGACACGGTTTCTCCATGCTCTTCCTGTCCCAGGTGCTGGGCGAAGAAGAAGACGCCGAACGCCGCGAAGAGCTGATCGAAGTGCTCACTCGCTCGGTCGAGTTCTCCTGTCGGGCCCAGACCGAATCGGGCGGCTGGGGCTACGTCAGCGCGAAAGACGGCAACGACTTCGACGAAGGCTCCACGACCATCACCCAGGTGCAAGGGCTCCGAGGTTGCCGCAACGCCGGCATTCCGGTGCCGCTGGAAGCAATCGAAAAAGCCAAACGCTATATCTATCTGTGCAAGAACAAAGACGGCGGCATCTCGTACAGTTCCAAGAACCGCGGCAGCTCCCGGCCGGCCATCACGGCCGCCGCCCTGGCCACCCTGTACAACGCCGGCGACTACGACGGCGAACACGTGCCCGAGATGCTCGATTACGCCAAGAAGCAGCTTGGCAAGATCGACGGCGGCGCCAACTCCTTCGGCCACTGGCACTATACGTACCTGTATTACGCCCAGGTGATGTACCGCCAGGGGCAGGAAGAATGGGGCCCGTTCCGCGACAAGCTGTACGACAAGATCGTCAGCGAGCAAACAGGCGACGGCGGCTGGACCGGCAACATCGGACCGATCTACGTTACCGCCTGCAACCTGATCATGCTGCAGCTCGACAAGGCCTACCTGCCGATCTATCAGCGGTAA
- a CDS encoding outer membrane protein assembly factor BamB family protein, with product MRARRDLLPPVGQLLLPLLASLLLSPQTAAAADWPHWRGPDRNDHVSAVSGFADGGWLSGDPAWRKSLPVGSGSCVIGRDRLYSLGWSNGKEVLSCLDAATGETLWTQSYAAPKFGRHAIGDQTMYGGPSASPEFDPATGGLYTLGADGELRCWNTNADGKLVWRWNLYDEYQVGRRPDVGRRSLRDYGYTTAPLVQGDAVIVEVGAKTGCLMAFHKLTGKRLWASQSRDEAGHTGGVVPITVAGVPCAAVLTLRNLLVVRLDEGHAGETVALFPWATDYANNIPTPAVQGDSLLITSSYNHGQIVKLKITLQGAKEIWRADAASGVCSPVIHQGHVYWAWRGVHCLDWETGRICWEGGRVGAPGSCIVTGDDRLLIWSDNGQLSLVETASRSPDKYLELATLKSGFREDAWPHLVLANGRLYCQDRDGHLHCYPLPGATAEPPPRNLGADNPGPVRPQPEPEVPVLLESWPGSRGYLFAWQAGQGAEKLDQPGEKLAELRWQARGKASFDEAGVMQLEGGSFLLPAVDAMLLERCRQANALSLELVLTSDTDRQQGPARIVSFSTDGYHRNFSLTQENRRLSLRLRTPRTGENGLSPATDLVDLPAGQQAHLLVACRDGEVVCYLNGQVVKQSDKVQGDFSNWSPQHFLVGGEWEDDSRRQWRGQIERLAVHARFIEKAEAEQRSRLATGRE from the coding sequence ATGCGCGCTCGTCGGGACCTGCTGCCGCCCGTTGGACAACTGCTGTTGCCGCTGCTGGCCAGCCTGCTTCTTTCCCCGCAAACCGCAGCGGCTGCGGACTGGCCCCATTGGCGCGGCCCCGACCGGAACGACCATGTGTCAGCCGTTTCCGGCTTTGCCGACGGAGGCTGGCTCTCGGGCGATCCTGCCTGGCGGAAGTCGCTCCCGGTCGGCAGCGGCTCTTGCGTGATCGGCCGCGATCGGCTGTATTCGCTGGGCTGGTCCAACGGGAAGGAAGTCCTTTCCTGTCTGGATGCGGCCACCGGCGAAACGCTCTGGACCCAGTCCTACGCCGCCCCGAAGTTCGGCCGTCACGCCATTGGCGATCAAACCATGTATGGCGGGCCCAGCGCCTCGCCGGAGTTTGATCCCGCGACCGGCGGACTGTATACGCTGGGAGCCGACGGCGAGCTGCGCTGCTGGAATACGAACGCCGACGGAAAGCTGGTCTGGCGCTGGAACCTGTACGACGAATATCAGGTCGGCCGCCGGCCCGATGTAGGCCGCCGCAGCCTGCGCGACTACGGCTATACGACCGCGCCGCTGGTGCAGGGCGATGCGGTGATTGTCGAAGTGGGCGCCAAAACGGGCTGCCTGATGGCGTTTCACAAACTGACCGGAAAACGCCTTTGGGCTTCGCAATCGCGGGACGAAGCGGGCCACACCGGCGGCGTCGTGCCGATCACCGTCGCCGGCGTGCCGTGCGCCGCCGTCCTCACGCTCCGTAACCTGCTGGTCGTACGCCTTGACGAGGGTCACGCAGGAGAAACGGTCGCCCTGTTTCCCTGGGCGACCGATTACGCCAACAATATCCCCACGCCGGCCGTGCAGGGGGACAGCCTGCTGATCACCTCGTCGTACAACCACGGTCAGATCGTAAAGCTAAAGATCACGCTACAGGGCGCCAAAGAGATCTGGCGGGCCGACGCCGCATCCGGCGTCTGCAGCCCCGTGATCCACCAGGGGCACGTCTACTGGGCCTGGCGAGGCGTGCATTGCCTGGACTGGGAGACGGGCCGCATCTGCTGGGAGGGCGGACGCGTCGGGGCGCCCGGCTCGTGCATTGTCACCGGCGACGACCGGCTGCTCATCTGGTCCGATAACGGCCAGCTGTCGTTAGTGGAAACGGCGTCGCGCTCGCCGGACAAATATCTTGAACTGGCGACGCTCAAGTCAGGCTTCCGCGAGGACGCCTGGCCGCACCTGGTGCTGGCGAACGGACGGCTGTACTGCCAGGATCGCGACGGCCATCTGCATTGCTACCCGCTGCCGGGAGCAACCGCCGAACCGCCGCCGAGGAACCTTGGCGCGGATAACCCGGGGCCGGTCCGTCCGCAGCCGGAACCGGAGGTCCCGGTCCTGCTGGAGAGCTGGCCCGGTTCACGCGGCTACCTTTTCGCCTGGCAAGCGGGTCAGGGGGCGGAGAAGCTCGACCAGCCGGGAGAGAAGCTGGCGGAGCTGCGCTGGCAGGCCCGCGGGAAAGCATCGTTCGACGAGGCGGGCGTGATGCAGCTGGAGGGCGGATCGTTCCTGCTGCCGGCGGTGGACGCGATGCTGCTGGAACGCTGTCGACAGGCGAACGCGCTTAGCCTGGAGCTGGTACTGACCTCGGACACCGATCGACAGCAAGGGCCGGCGCGGATCGTGAGCTTTTCGACCGACGGCTATCACCGGAACTTTTCACTGACGCAGGAGAATCGTCGCCTGTCGCTGCGGCTGCGAACGCCCCGCACCGGAGAGAATGGGCTGTCGCCGGCGACCGATCTGGTCGACCTGCCGGCCGGCCAGCAGGCGCATCTGCTGGTTGCCTGTCGCGATGGCGAAGTGGTTTGCTATCTCAACGGCCAGGTGGTGAAACAGAGCGACAAAGTGCAAGGCGACTTCAGCAACTGGTCGCCGCAACACTTTTTGGTCGGCGGCGAGTGGGAAGACGACTCCCGCCGACAATGGCGCGGCCAGATCGAAAGACTGGCCGTGCACGCGCGTTTCATCGAAAAGGCCGAAGCCGAGCAACGCAGCCGCCTGGCGACAGGCCGCGAGTAA